AATTTTTCCATTCGAAAGCAAGATCGTCCGTTCACAGGTATTCAAAATCATATCCAAATCGTGAGACGCGATAATTTTTATCTGAGAAAAAGAATTTAACAATTGAATCAGCCGTCTCCGATTGCGCGGATCGAGCGCAATAGACGGTTCGTCCATCAAAATGACATCCGGTGTCATGGAAAGAATGGTTGCGATAGATACCAGCTTTTTTTCTCCGCCGGACATTTTATAAATCTGTTTGTTCCGCAGATATTGAATGTCGATGGCATCAAGGGCATGATTGACGCGCGCATCTACTTCTTTTTTGGACAGACCGTAATTGCGCGGCGCAAATGCAATATCCTCGTATGCGTTACATTTCCCATGCTGTGAGAACAGGGGAGCCGACACAGATATAAATGATAAAGATCCAAGCGATGCTCAGCGACATGGTGCGCTTGCTGTGGGAATCCTCGGCTTGAAACCATGTGATGCGATGAAATAGCAGTGTGTATAAGATATATCCCAAAAATGTTCCCAATGTATTGGTCATCAAGTCATTGATATCGGTCGTTCTTCCGTTAAACAGCTGAGAAAGTTCAATGGCCGCGGAAAGGAGAAAACCTGCCTGCACAGCGATTTTTTTGCTGCACGGACGCCATACAATCGGCAGCAAAATGCCAAACGGAATGAATAAAATCGTATTCAACAGCATCCCCATGAAATCGGCATGGTAGAATGGAATGACATTGGTGCCAAACAATTGAATGAGAGAGCCGCCGTTTTGCACTTGATACGCGATGTTATCTATTCCCGCGGCGCCGGTCACAGAAAACATCATAGTTAATAACAGGGCCAATAGCTGCCACCCGACAAAGAAGCCCTTGGAACACTGCTGCCGTGCGTGATAGCGGCGGTACACAAAACAGCCAAATAAAAGATACATTGGCAGACCAATGAGATAATACGCAAATAAAGAAAGTATCATACCTACACCTCTGTTTGTTTTGTTATAGGCAGTATAACATGGGCGATTTACGGTATTCTTTCTGATTTCTTACAGATTTCTTACAGATTTCTTACAGATTTCTTACAGATTTCTTAAAATTTTCCGCCTGTGCAAACACGAACCCTGTAAGTTAATATTGCTAATGATGAGAGCATTAAGTATAATAATTATGATGAACTGCAACGATTGACTTGAACATCTCTCAATAGA
The sequence above is a segment of the Butyricicoccus intestinisimiae genome. Coding sequences within it:
- a CDS encoding energy-coupling factor ABC transporter ATP-binding protein, with translation MSAPLFSQHGKCNAYEDIAFAPRNYGLSKKEVDARVNHALDAIDIQYLRNKQIYKMSGGEKKLVSIATILSMTPDVILMDEPSIALDPRNRRRLIQLLNSFSQIKIIASHDLDMILNTCERTILLSNGKIVCDGATKEILTNRQVLEKHGLELPLCLQKITK
- a CDS encoding VanZ family protein, with protein sequence MILSLFAYYLIGLPMYLLFGCFVYRRYHARQQCSKGFFVGWQLLALLLTMMFSVTGAAGIDNIAYQVQNGGSLIQLFGTNVIPFYHADFMGMLLNTILFIPFGILLPIVWRPCSKKIAVQAGFLLSAAIELSQLFNGRTTDINDLMTNTLGTFLGYILYTLLFHRITWFQAEDSHSKRTMSLSIAWIFIIYICVGSPVLTAWEM